The following nucleotide sequence is from Mycobacterium sp. JS623.
TGTCCATGTATACAACTATACACGTTGCGTGTATAGCAGTCAACACGCGACCGACAGCTCGGCCGGAGAGCAGTGGCCGAGCGCCTGGTGTAATCTCGGCCTCTTCGCCATTGCGGAGTCCCGAAGGAGGCTGATGTGCCTACCTACGACATCGAAGTCACCCGCGACGGCCGCTGGTGGATGATTACCGTTGCAGGACTAGACGGCTATGTGGCCGCGGACGGCTCGGTCAACATCGGTGACACCACTCAAGCCCGCTTCCGGACCGAGATTGAAGACATGGCCCGCGATTACATAGCCACAGTGACAAACACACCCGTCGACGACATCGAGGTACAGCGCGTCGACACCAGCCGGCTCGCCGTCGGGCCGCCGCTCGCGGACACACCCGGAAGCTCCTGCCGGCTTTGACCATGACGATCCGCCGGCCAAGGCCGATCAGGTGGTGCGGCGGCGCATCGTCACCCGGCCCCCTGAGGAGCCGACGTGACTCTCGACGCGTCCGGCTTCGACGACATGGCCGACGCGGAGAAGGTCAAGTTCAGCCACACGGTCAGCCCTGATGGCCTCAGACTTCTTGACCGTGACCGGATAGCTCTTGTAGCACAACGTACGCCAGCCGCAGCTGATCGATGATTAGCCCGGCTGTAGAGCCTTGTAGCTGAGTCGATCAGATTTGTGTATCCAGCGACGGCATGATGCTCGCCCGTGGACAGATGGCTACGCCTAGCGGCGTAGTGGAACCGAGGTGGCTCTGACGTCGGATGGATGGGAAAGGTAGCCCGCCGATTGCAGGTACATTCTCAGCGACTCAAGCGCCAACTCCGCGTGCGCACGCGGACCTTGAGTAACACCAAGGATTTCCAAGCGATTAGCGTAGTCTCCATCGGAGTCTCGCAGAGGGAGTTCGATGTACGGTGTGAGGCCGTAGGCGGATCGGCGGAATAAAATATGTATCGGCATCTCCGACCCACTGGACTCCGATGACGGTGTGGGGTCGATTGCTGGGTAGTCCATCCGTTTCGCATACTTGTTCTTCTCAATCTCCCCCATCCGTCGAAGATGGCTGCGCAAATCGACAAGACCAATAAGGCGCCACTCCCGCTCCTCTGCAAAAGTGGGATGCTTGAAGCATAGGTAGTACTCAAGCATTGCGGTCTGCAACGCTGACAGCGCGTAGAACCGAAGAGGACCGTGCGTTGGGATCTCGTCAGCCGGGATCTCGTCGGCCAAACTTCGAGCGACCCGGAGCCATTGATTTGCGCTCTCTCGCACAAGATTTCGCTGCAACGTCTCATCATAGATGACTCTCCGCAGCGTCGCGTCGTGCGATCCTGAGTCATCTGAATACCGACGCAGATCCAATCCGAGTGAGACACTTCCGTCATCACTTTGCCCGTATCCATGCCACTGCGAGAGCAGGTCGTCGACCTCACAGAAGCACGCAATGAACGGCACGACGTTTTCGAAGACCCCCGTCGTCAGGCGCTCGCGGTCCGCGAGGGGTCCGATGAACCTCTGAGCGGTCGCCTCTTTCAGCACTGCCTGGATCTCTTCTTCGATGAGATCTCTCGCGTACGAAAGTTCGGAAGAGTCGTTCATGAAACGCACATCCGATGCCCAGATGCACTGCGCGCCTACAATTCCACGCATGCCATCCACGGTCGTGTAATGATAGAGCCGGTCTGGGGGGCTGCCTTGCAGTTCCCGCCATGCGTCTTTCTGCTCGGAGTGCGCCTTTTCGAAGCGTGCCTTGATCTCGTTTCTATCTTGCGCCGCGGCGGCCGCGCTTCTCGCGAATGGGGTCGTCTTGTCTCGCACAACGCTCCACGGTAGAACCACTCCGCCGCTTTTGGTTCAGTCGTACCCGGTGTGTCCGACCTCAACGCTCGACTGCGCCCGCCGTCGCGCCGTCCCGATCAACGCTGGCGAGCGCTGATGGGGCGCGCCAGCCCAGCCGGTCACATTCCAGTGCCCGGCACAGGTGGCGGTGCACCTCTTGACTGCTCGGGGGAGACTTGGCCGTTGGTGTATGGATTGGCATCAGGTCAGGATTCGACTCGCTTGAGCACGCTACGAGTCCCCAAATCCGGCTCGATAGATAAGTGCGCTCGCCAACACCGTTTCCAAGCCACTGGAAGTCTTGCCAAACAGGATTGTGATGGCCCCGCGTAAATACGTTGCCAGCGCTCCCGATGGCCGAAATCCGTCGTCTATGTTGGTTTTTCACGCCCAATCCCATTTCACCGATAGCCGACGCAGTCCGCGTAGCGCAAGAGCACATCGAGATAGTGAAACACGCCGGCTACGGTTACACCGAAATCTGAATCGACAGAGGTGCATACAGTGAAAACGACTGGCGAAGTAGACCCGCGAGGAGTCATCGGTGCCGTCTTCGAAGGCGACCAGCGAGCAAAAAAGCATCTTGGCACCGGATCGATCATCGGGGACGGCACCGTTGTACTGACGTGCGAACACGTCATTCGCGGCGTGAACGGTCAACTTGCCTTCATCGTCATCATCGACAACGAACCCCAAGCATTTCCGTTGACCCTGTTGAAAAGCGACCGGCAACGTGATCTGGCGCTGTTACGCGTCCACGATTACCAAGTCGATGATCCGTTGCAGGTCGCGTTCGACGCACACGTGAGCTACAACACCGACCTTGTGGCGCTCGAATACGCGCAGACCGTTCGAGAACATGGCATCTTTATTCTCAATCCAGCGATGCGACGCGGACACAAAACGCGCAACGTCGACGCCGAAAAGCTCGGTGCGATAGGTGGTTTAAGCGCGCTTGAACTCTCGTTTCCTGCGCTGAGCGGTGCTAGCGGTGCTCCGGTTCTGATCGAATCAACGCCGTTCGTTGCAGAGCACTTGAAGTGGGGAATTGTGGGCGTTCTAGCAGCCAACGTGGCTTACCACGCGATTCCGGCGCAGATCATCAGTCTCGTCGCTGACGATGACACATATATCGAAGAACGCCAATACATGTTGCCCCAGGGGCTAGCTGTCGATATCAACCACCTAAAACCGTTGTACCACGAGGTTTTCGGATCGTTGCCCTAGCCAGCCGGCTCGCATCTGACGGTTCGTGTGACTCGGATGGTTTTGTCTTCTTCCACGGTCAATCCACAACCGTAGCGATATAGCTGCCGAGCAGACCCACCCGTAACGGCAGTAACTCCGGCCCCTTAGCTAACACCCGGCGCAATGCAATTTCCGGCAAACCTCGGTTCCATCGGAAGTTGCTTGCTATCGTTGAAACAGCTATTCAATAGGGGGAATCATGGTCGTGAAATTTGCTGGTGTCGCATTCATTATTGGCGCAGCCGCCGCCGGTTTCGCGCCTTCGGCAAACGCTGACGTGCAGCCTGGATGCCAAAACGACCTGTGGGGATTCCTCGGCAGCCAAACTCGCACGATCTGCGATGGGCCCAAGGCAGCCGACGGCAGCTGGGTGCGGTTCCGCGTGGTCTGGGTACCGGCGCACAACGTGCCACTTACCACGAGCTGCGGCACCTACAGCTGTACCACCACCGGCGGCTACTTCCAGCAACAGCAGGTTTTTGAAAAGGTGAAGTATCCGGTCACCGACGACACGATCGCGCCCGGCGAACCCGGTTGGCTGCCGCCGACCTACACCGACGCCGGTGGTTTCACGCCATTGAACTTCAACTAGCGGCGGGCAGCCAGCCAGCGAACAGTTCGGCACACGCCAGGGAAGAGGCTAGAGGGCAGGTTCGGGTAGAGGTTCCTGGCTGGCAGTAAAACGCCTGGTAGAAGCCGTGCCCCGGCAGGATTCGACTCTGCGATTGTAGTGTCAACACGCGAGGTCCAATCGCCGCCGTTGCAGCTGACACCCAAATAGCCCTGAGCAATAGTCATGACCGGACCACCGTCTCGCCGGCCTTAGGCTAAATGCGTAAGGAGGAGTGCCTGATGCCTGCCGAGCCGATCAAGGTGAACCCGTCGCGGATGTTGCAGAGTGGCGCATCGGTTGCCGCGACTGCCGAACAGGTCGCCACGTCCAATCCCGGTGCGGCGCCGATCCCGAAGCCCGGCTCTCCGATGGACGCCGCGGCCGCCAGCGTCGCGACCGCGATGGGAACCCAGGTCACCCAGATGACCGCCCAGGTCGCCGCGAAAGGCCCTGCCCTGCAGGCCACCACGTCCAGCGGAGTGGCTCAGACCGAGGCCACCGACGAGCAGAACGCCGAGCGATATCGCGCCGTTCCCGGTACCGGCGGCCTCGGTGGACTCGGTTCCGGGGGAGCTACCGGCCGGGTGATGGAGGTCAGCGACGGTTGGGACGAGCCCCGTGAGCCGTTCCGCATCACGCCCGACATGGAAGAAGACGAGTTCGGTCACTTCCACGCCCCCTCTGTGCCGCTGGACCCCGGCGGGGCCGCCGGCGGCGGCTCTGGAGCCGGCCGCGCACCTGTCTAGATTTCGTCGAATCCGCCATCGGCCCTCGTACATCGGCCGTCGGCGGCGGTGACGTGTTTGCTTAGGCGTATCGCAGAAATTGGCGCAAATGCGGTGCGCCACATCACGTTAGGGTGATCCGGTGACCACGCAGAGCTTCGTGCGCCCTGGTGAGCGTGTTCCCGATCCCGAAACCGGCGGCGGCAAGATCAAGCTCGAGGCCCCGATCGTCGCGCCCATCCCGATCCCGCGCAGCATCTGGGGCATCGTGTTGCCGATCGGTCTGCTGGTCGGCATCGTCGGTCTGATCGTCGTGATGTACGCCTCCGGGCAGCGCCAGCTCGCCGGCGGGTTCGGTCTGTTCGGCGGGATGGCCGGTATCAGCTCGATCGGCCTGCTCGTGCGCAACCGCGGCGCGGGTCGGAAGATGTCGTTCGGTGAGCTGCTGGGGCGCCGGCGCAAGTGGTTCTCCCGCCTCGACGAGATCCGCGACGAGGTCGACGTGCAACGGCACCGCCAGTGGGCGCATCGCCGCCACTTCCATTGGGACCCAATCGATCTGTTCGCCGTCGCCGGCTCGGAGCGGATGTGGGACCGCGAACCCGGCGAGCCGATGTTCGCCGTGGTGCGGGTCGGTGTCGGCAAGGTGAAGCTGGCCATGACGCTGGAGAAGCCCGAGATCGCGCCGGCCGCCGACCTCGAACCCGCCACCGGTCACGCGTTGCGTAAATTCCTCAACGCCCAGGAATACGTCGACGACATGCCCAAGGTGATTTGGCTGCAACGGTTTCCGGGCCTGTCCTTCGTCGGCAACCTCGACGAGGCCCGCAGCCTGGCGCGGGCGGTGATGTGCCAGCTGGCCGCCTTCCACAGCCCCGCCGTCCTGCAACTGATCGTCGTCAGTTCGGATGTCGAGCAGTGGGACTGGGTGAAGTGGCTACCGCACGTTCAGCACGACAGCCGCCGCGACGGCTGCGGCGAGCGCCGGATGGTTTTCGGCTCTCCCGCTGAGCTGGAGGCGTTCTTCGACGAGCAGGTCGACGAGGCCCGGCCCGCCTGGTCGCCCCCGTCCAGCGGCGTCACCGCCGGGCTGGCTTCGGCGATGCCGCTGCGGGTGATCATCGACGACAACTGCGGCAGCCCCGAGGACTGGGCTGGGCTGACCGGCGCATCCGGTTATGCCAGTACGTGTTTCGTCCGGCTGGCCACCGACGTGCCCCCGCGCCCGTCAATCGCCGCCCCCGGCGGCGCCCGGTTCTGGGTCGGCTTCACCCCCGACACCACCTACCGGCTGCGCGACGGTGTGCTGCGGAAACAGGTCAGCGCCGATCCGCGGCAGCGGGTGGCACAAAGCCTGTACGAGGGTTCCGCGGCCAGCGACGAGCTCGACGACGCGTTCTACGCGACCGCCGATGCGATGAGCATCGATGACGCCGAACGCTTCGCCCGCAGCCTGGCCCGCTACCGGGCGCCGGGCTCGGCCAGCGTGACGATCTCCGCGTCGTCGGCCGAGGAGCGAACGTTGTTGGACGTGTTGGGGATTCGTGACCCGCGCCGCCTGGACACCGACCGGCTGTGGGCGGCCACCCGGGCGCAGGGGCCGGCGTGGATGCGCTTTCCGGTGGGGGTGTACAGCGACACCGGGGAGGTCGCGGAGTTCAATCTGCGCGAGGGCTCTCAGGGCGGCATGGGCATGCACTCGCTGTTCATCGGAACCACCGGCGCCGGCAAGTCTGAAGGCCTGATCACCGCGGTCGCCGGGGCGTGCCTGACGCATTCGCCAGAGGTGCTCAACATCGTGTTCACCGACTTCAAGCTGAAGTCGGCCGCGGGCATGATCGGGCGCTTCCCGCATGTCGTGGCCGCGGTGAGCAACCTGGCCGAGGAACGCCACCTGGTGGGCCGGCTCTACGACGCGCTGGACGGCGAGATCGACCGGCGCGGCAAGATCATCGCCGACCTGGAGGACTGCCCCGACATCACCACCTACAACCAGCGCCGCCTGGTGGATCCGTCGCTGCCGCCGATCCCCGCGCTGTGGGTGATCACCGACGAGTACAACGAGGTGTTCGCCGACCCGATCTGGGGTCCCAAGTTCCGCAAGCTGTATCTGCGCATCGCGCGGGTGGGCCGCTCGCTGCATGTGTTCCTGCAGCTGGTCGGGCAGACCAAGGACACCCAGAACCTGCGGGATATCAACAAGCTCTTGGGTTTTAGCATCGCGGCGCGCACCGGCACCGAGGAGGAGTCGCGCGCGGCGATCGGGTCCAACGCCGCGGCCCACATCGCGTCGGAAGGCGAGGAGGGCACCGCCTATCTGCGGGTGGCGCTGCGCGAGCCGCGCAAGTTCCGCTACTTCTACACCTCGGCGGACTTCGTGCCCAAGACCGACGACGCCGGCGTGCTGGCGACTCCGCAGCGCCCGGGTGCGGAGTTCGCGCCGCGGGTGTTCACCGCCGCCGAGGCGCGCGACGTCGACAACCGGTTGACCGCGCCGCCGGCACCGGAGGTGATCCCGCTGCCGGTGCGTCCGGTCGAGACGCCGTTCAAACTGGCCACCGCGATCACCGACTCGCTGCAGGCGGCCAAGGAGCGCCCGCCGCGCTCGCTGTGGCTTCCGGTGCTCGGCGACCCGACGCCGGCCGACGAGCTGGTGGCCCGCTGGCGCGGCCGGCCCTGGTACGAGGACTACGGCAACAATCCGGGCTTGGTGCTGCCGGTGGCGCTGGCCGACTATCCGCGCGGCGCCCGCCAAGAGGTGTACAGCCTCGACATGCTCAACGACAACGCGCTGGTCGTCGCCGCGCCGGGCCGCGGCGCCACCACCGCGGTGATGACGATGGTGACCGCCGGGGCGCTGCTCTATCGCCCGGAGCGGGTGCAGTTCTACTGCATCGCCGCCAGCGGCCCGCAGCTGGCGCGGGTCGCGGACCTGCCCCACGTCGCGTCGGTGGTCGCAGTCTCCGACGCCGAAGGGGTGTCGAGGATGGTGTCCACGCTGGAAAACATTGTGACCGAACGTGATAAGGCGTTCACCACCCGCGGCCTGGACATGGGCAAGGTGCGCGCGGCCAAGTTCGGCCCCAACCCCGTCGACATCGGGATCTCCGGCGGTGAGGTGGTGCTGATCGTCGACGGCTGGAAGAACTTCACCGAGGGCCACACGGCGCTCGTCGATCGGGTGCTGGCGTTGCAGCGGGCCCGCAACTACGGCGTGCGGGTGATCATCACCCACACCAGCTCGCTGTCGGGACTGCAGTCAGCGGTGCGCGCCGAGACCGGTCAGCGCCTGGAGCTCAAGCTGGTCAACGAACACGACACCGAGGTCAAGCGGGACCCGCGCGACCCGGAACGCAACCCGGTGCGTGAGGTGCCGGACTTGCCGGGGCGCGGGTTGACCCGCGACGGTCATCACCTGATGGTGGGGGCCCCGGTGCTGGCCGCACCGCCGCAGCCCGAGGGCCGGCCCGTCGCGGGCCCGGTCGAGGGCGATGCGCTGTCGGAAGTGGTGCGCCGGGTGTCGGGGGTGGACAAGGCCACCACGGTGGTGCGGCTGCCGGAGTCGGTGCCGCTGGCCGACGTGTTCGCGGGCGCGCTGGATCTGCAGCCCGGGGTGGTGCCGTTCGGTTTGGCTGAATCCACTTTGGGCACAGCGACAATCGACTTTCACGACCACCCGCACGTGGTGGCGACCGGGCTTGCCGGTTCGGGTCTGACGGCGTGGCTGCGCGCGATGATGAAGGGCATCATGGCGTCCTACCGCAGCCAGGACGCGACGATCATCCTGATCGACCCGCGCCGCACCTCGGTCGGGGTGGTGCCCGAGGACACCTGGCTGGGCGCGTATGCGCAGACGCCGACGGCCATCACCGCGGTGGTCGACGAACTGTGCGCGATCCTGGAGAAGCGCCGCCCGCCCCCGGGGACCAGTCAGCACGACCTGGCGACCAAACGGTTCTGGGAGGGCCGCGAGTTCTTCGTCGTGATCGACGGCATCACTTCGTGGTCGCACGCCAGCAGCCCGCTGGCCAAGCTGTTGGCCTACGTCGACGAAGGCGATGACCTGGGTCTGCACATCGTGGCCAGCGCCGACATCCGCACCTTCAGCTACCAGTCCCAGGGCGGAGTGCTGGGCCGGATGATGAACATGCAGGCCCCGGTGGTGATCATGGATGGTCACCGCTCCTACGGCGCGATCGTGCCGGGGGTGTTCGCCGCACCGCAGCGCCCCGGCAAGGGCTTGCTGTGGACCCGGCGCGGCACCGACGGTGTGCTGGTGGGGTGGTCGGATCCGCCGGTCATTGCGCGGCGGCGCTGATGGGTCGTCGAGATGCAATGACGATTAGCGAGTAGGGCATTCTTGTTTATCTAGCGCGCGCGCCGGTCTTCCTAGCTAGGTCTAGATGCGGTTTCGATCGCTAAGGGTATGGCGCGTACCAGAATTCGGACGCCCGCGGGCGTTGGCCGCGTCTTATGCGCTGGCCTTCGGATTCGTCGTTTTGTAGTTATGTCAGATTTATCGTCGATCGTGGTGTTGCGGCGGCGGGTCGAACGCCGCAAACCCGCAGAGGTGGCGTGTCACGCCGTGGCCCACCGACTCCTCAATATCGCTGCTGTTTGCCGCAACGCAGGCCGCCGACTCACGTAGCGGACTGGACGAGCTGGTGATCTTCTATTTCCGAGGGTGGAACCAAGGTCATCGGGCAGCCCCGGCCTGCGAAACGTACAGAAACCAAGTAGTTGTGTGCTGTCACCGTCGTAAATCCAGGTAGTCGGGTCCGGGGCGGTTCGCCCGCTGCATGGGTCAATGTCAACTGGCTGGAGTCGGTCTGCCCTCGTTAAGGATTGATGATGACCAATGTTGTTCGCCCCGCTCTTGTGGCTGGGATTGCCGTTGCCGGAGCTAGTTTCTGGCTGGTCGCATCGCCGGGCGCTGCCAAAGCGCACGCCGCGCCGCCGCTGGTGTCGACGCCGGTCGACGCACCGTTGGCGCCCCCGGTTGCCGTTGGGGTGACTTGCGGCGCTGATCCACTGTGCGTGATGACCGGAAACAGCAACCCGCCGAAGTTGGCCGTGGCGCTGATGCCTGCGGTCGACCCGGCCGCGCCGGCGCTCGATCCAATCACCGCGTTCATAGCGGTGTTTATCGGCAACGGCACCGCTGATCACCCCAACGCCGGGCTGTTGATCGGCAACGGTTATGACGCAGCCGACGGCGGCAATGGCGGTAACGGCGGCTTGTTGTTGGGCAACGGCGGTTCCGGCGGCGGCGGAACCGCACTAAATCCGAACGGCGGTAACGGCGGCAACGGTGGGATCTTCGGCAACGGCGGTGCCGGCGGCGCGGGTGCGGATGCCACCGTGGCGGGGCGGGCCGGCGGCAGCGGCGGTAACGGCGGCAACGCGGGGTTGGTGTTCGGCACTGGCGGGGCCGGTGGGCAGGGTGGCGCCGGACTCCCCGGAGCAAGTGGGGTGAATCCGCCAACCCCGACTGATACCGCCGGCGAGGGCACCAGCGTCGGCGGTCTCAACGGCCACAACGGCGCCGTGGGCGTCGACGGCGGTCCCGGTCAGCCTGGGGGGCCCGGCCAAAACGGGGGCGCCGGCGGCAGCATCGGCGACAACAACGGCACCGGCGTTGGCGGCGCCGGCGCGTCGATCGGCGACGGCGGTAACGCGGGTAACGGTGGGGCCGGCGGGACCGGCGGCGGGACCGGCGGCGCCGGCGGCAGTATCGGGAACAACAACGGCCAAGGGACGTTTGGCGGTGCCATCGGTAACGGCGGTAATGCGGGTAACGGTGGGGCAGGCGGGGCGGGCGGCGGGGCCGGCGGGGCGGGCGGCAGTATCGGCGACAACAACGGCGACAGTTCCCAAGCCGGCGTCGGTAACGGCGGTAACGCGGGCACGGGTGGTGCTGGCGGCACCGGAACCGGCGGTATTGCGGGCACGGCGGGCGGGGCC
It contains:
- a CDS encoding DUF2971 domain-containing protein — protein: MRDKTTPFARSAAAAAQDRNEIKARFEKAHSEQKDAWRELQGSPPDRLYHYTTVDGMRGIVGAQCIWASDVRFMNDSSELSYARDLIEEEIQAVLKEATAQRFIGPLADRERLTTGVFENVVPFIACFCEVDDLLSQWHGYGQSDDGSVSLGLDLRRYSDDSGSHDATLRRVIYDETLQRNLVRESANQWLRVARSLADEIPADEIPTHGPLRFYALSALQTAMLEYYLCFKHPTFAEEREWRLIGLVDLRSHLRRMGEIEKNKYAKRMDYPAIDPTPSSESSGSEMPIHILFRRSAYGLTPYIELPLRDSDGDYANRLEILGVTQGPRAHAELALESLRMYLQSAGYLSHPSDVRATSVPLRR
- a CDS encoding S1 family peptidase — protein: MKTTGEVDPRGVIGAVFEGDQRAKKHLGTGSIIGDGTVVLTCEHVIRGVNGQLAFIVIIDNEPQAFPLTLLKSDRQRDLALLRVHDYQVDDPLQVAFDAHVSYNTDLVALEYAQTVREHGIFILNPAMRRGHKTRNVDAEKLGAIGGLSALELSFPALSGASGAPVLIESTPFVAEHLKWGIVGVLAANVAYHAIPAQIISLVADDDTYIEERQYMLPQGLAVDINHLKPLYHEVFGSLP
- a CDS encoding CDGP domain-containing protein; translated protein: MVVKFAGVAFIIGAAAAGFAPSANADVQPGCQNDLWGFLGSQTRTICDGPKAADGSWVRFRVVWVPAHNVPLTTSCGTYSCTTTGGYFQQQQVFEKVKYPVTDDTIAPGEPGWLPPTYTDAGGFTPLNFN
- a CDS encoding type VII secretion protein EccC — encoded protein: MTTQSFVRPGERVPDPETGGGKIKLEAPIVAPIPIPRSIWGIVLPIGLLVGIVGLIVVMYASGQRQLAGGFGLFGGMAGISSIGLLVRNRGAGRKMSFGELLGRRRKWFSRLDEIRDEVDVQRHRQWAHRRHFHWDPIDLFAVAGSERMWDREPGEPMFAVVRVGVGKVKLAMTLEKPEIAPAADLEPATGHALRKFLNAQEYVDDMPKVIWLQRFPGLSFVGNLDEARSLARAVMCQLAAFHSPAVLQLIVVSSDVEQWDWVKWLPHVQHDSRRDGCGERRMVFGSPAELEAFFDEQVDEARPAWSPPSSGVTAGLASAMPLRVIIDDNCGSPEDWAGLTGASGYASTCFVRLATDVPPRPSIAAPGGARFWVGFTPDTTYRLRDGVLRKQVSADPRQRVAQSLYEGSAASDELDDAFYATADAMSIDDAERFARSLARYRAPGSASVTISASSAEERTLLDVLGIRDPRRLDTDRLWAATRAQGPAWMRFPVGVYSDTGEVAEFNLREGSQGGMGMHSLFIGTTGAGKSEGLITAVAGACLTHSPEVLNIVFTDFKLKSAAGMIGRFPHVVAAVSNLAEERHLVGRLYDALDGEIDRRGKIIADLEDCPDITTYNQRRLVDPSLPPIPALWVITDEYNEVFADPIWGPKFRKLYLRIARVGRSLHVFLQLVGQTKDTQNLRDINKLLGFSIAARTGTEEESRAAIGSNAAAHIASEGEEGTAYLRVALREPRKFRYFYTSADFVPKTDDAGVLATPQRPGAEFAPRVFTAAEARDVDNRLTAPPAPEVIPLPVRPVETPFKLATAITDSLQAAKERPPRSLWLPVLGDPTPADELVARWRGRPWYEDYGNNPGLVLPVALADYPRGARQEVYSLDMLNDNALVVAAPGRGATTAVMTMVTAGALLYRPERVQFYCIAASGPQLARVADLPHVASVVAVSDAEGVSRMVSTLENIVTERDKAFTTRGLDMGKVRAAKFGPNPVDIGISGGEVVLIVDGWKNFTEGHTALVDRVLALQRARNYGVRVIITHTSSLSGLQSAVRAETGQRLELKLVNEHDTEVKRDPRDPERNPVREVPDLPGRGLTRDGHHLMVGAPVLAAPPQPEGRPVAGPVEGDALSEVVRRVSGVDKATTVVRLPESVPLADVFAGALDLQPGVVPFGLAESTLGTATIDFHDHPHVVATGLAGSGLTAWLRAMMKGIMASYRSQDATIILIDPRRTSVGVVPEDTWLGAYAQTPTAITAVVDELCAILEKRRPPPGTSQHDLATKRFWEGREFFVVIDGITSWSHASSPLAKLLAYVDEGDDLGLHIVASADIRTFSYQSQGGVLGRMMNMQAPVVIMDGHRSYGAIVPGVFAAPQRPGKGLLWTRRGTDGVLVGWSDPPVIARRR